From a single Sorghum bicolor cultivar BTx623 chromosome 5, Sorghum_bicolor_NCBIv3, whole genome shotgun sequence genomic region:
- the LOC8083049 gene encoding protein DETOXIFICATION 21, with protein sequence MDEQSSGGGEAAAKVPLLEPRAAAAAEEEEHHHHHNGAGGGGGGAAAAVVVGKSDEAEWSAQPLRRRAWEENKRLWVVAGPSICARFASFGVTVISQAFIGHIGATELAAYALVSTVLMRFSNGVLLGMASALETLCGQSYGAKQYHMLGIYLQRSWIILFACSVVLLPIYLFTAPLLVALGQDPEIAVVAGTISLWYIPVMFSYVWAFTLQMYLQAQSKNIIITYLALLNLGLHLLLSWLMTVKFQLGVAGVMGSMVIAMWIPVFGQLAFVFFGGCPHTWTGFSSAAFADLGAIVKLSLSSGVMLCLELWYNTILVLLTGYMKNAEVALDALSICLNINGWEMMISFGFLAATGVRVANELGAGSARRAKFAIYNVVITSFSIGFVLFVLFLFFRGGLAYIFTDSQAVAESVADLSPLLAFSILLNSVQPVLSGVAVGAGWQSVVAYVNVTSYYLIGIPLGAVLGYVVGFEVKGIWIGMLLGTLVQTIVLLFITLKTDWEKQVAVAQERLKRWYMQENRRLQGLSGNS encoded by the exons ATGGATGAGCAAAGTAGCGGCGGCGGTGAGGCGGCGGCGAAGGTGCCACTGCTGGAGccacgggcggcggcggcggcggaggaggaggagcaccaccaccaccacaacggggcaggaggaggaggaggaggggcggcggcggcggtggtcgtGGGCAAGTCGGACGAGGCGGAGTGGTCGGCGCAGCCGCTGCGGCGGCGGGCGTGGGAGGAGAACAAGCGGCTGTGGGTGGTGGCGGGGCCGTCCATCTGCGCGCGCTTCGCGTCGTTCGGCGTCACCGTCATCAGCCAGGCCTTCATCGGCCACATCGGCGCCACCGAGCTCGCCGCCTACGCCCTCGTCTCCACCGTCCTCATGAGGTTCAGCAACGGCGTCCTC CTGGGGATGGCGAGCGCACTGGAGACGCTATGTGGGCAATCCTACGGCGCGAAGCAGTACCACATGCTGGGCATCTACCTACAGCGGTCCTGGATCATCCTCTTCGCGTGCTCCGTCGTGCTGCTCCCGATCTACCTCTTCACGGCGCCGCTGCTGGTCGCGCTGGGCCAGGACCCGGAGATCGCCGTGGTGGCGGGCACCATCTCGCTCTGGTACATCCCCGTCATGTTCTCCTACGTCTGGGCCTTCACGCTCCAGATGTACCTGCAGGCGCAGAGCAAGAACATCATCATCACCTACCTGGCATTGCTCAACCTCGGCCTCCACCTCCTCCTGTCATGGCTCATGACTGTCAAGTTCCAGCTCGGCGTGGCGGGGGTCATGGGGTCGATGGTCATCGCCATGTGGATCCCCGTGTTTGGGCAGCTTGCCTTCGTCTTCTTTGGTGGATGCCCTCACACGTGGACTGGGTTCTCCTCGGCTGCGTTTGCTGATCTCGGTGCCATCGTCAAGCTCTCGCTATCTTCTGGTGTCATGCTCTG TTTGGAATTGTGGTACAACACCATATTGGTGCTGCTCACAGGGTACATGAAGAATGCAGAGGTTGCACTCGACGCCCTTTCAATATG CCTTAATATCAACGGTTGGGAGATGATGATTTCCTTCGGCTTTTTGGCTGCAACAGG AGTGCGAGTGGCAAATGAGCTTGGAGCTGGAAGCGCAAGAAGGGCAAAGTTTGCCATTTACAATGTGGTCATCACATCTTTCTCGATCGGATTTGTGTTGTTCGTGCTCTTCCTTTTCTTCCGTGGAGGCCTTGCCTACATATTTACCGACAGTCAAGCGGTAGCTGAGTCAGTTGCTGACCTCTCACCTCTGCTAGCCTTCTCCATATTGCTAAACAGTGTTCAGCCAGTGCTATCAG GCGTCGCCGTCGGCGCAGGCTGGCAAAGCGTAGTCGCCTATGTCAACGTCACTTCCTACTACCTGATTGGCATCCCTCTTGGAGCAGTCCTGGGATATGTGGTGGGATTTGAAGTAAAG GGCATTTGGATTGGCATGCTGCTCGGAACACTAGTCCAAACTATTGTGCTTCTCTTCATAACATTAAAGACCGACTGGGAAAAACAG GTGGCGGTTGCTCAAGAGAGACTGAAGAGATGGTACATGCAAGAGAACAGAAGACTTCAGGGGTTGAGTGGAAACTCTTGA
- the LOC8069257 gene encoding uncharacterized protein LOC8069257 isoform X2 has product MDYVTDAKPLLKKMERNRIGLKRASFYMAYALYYEKHRRFNDAEKMYCLGIQNLAEPIGELQKAHEQFLLRIESYKRRKDKLQERMPRKAESSATVMNQVEGESRNCKELKSNTMQKSRSNSNPSVGCYPPLGPAKVGMLCRGNSGAKKNLPRCNSDDTVVVRFVGSALVGKSETEDACHHGLVEPTINTKEAMDAINSMFLEPVEPETMLKRRPKPKKPNYDQQASAFGIFVDEDEPRGNPNVLHNSSMNQDHQKFGQQTGGFVIFVDEDSPDGNGQNVRQNKNSKKENVKLNQETSAFEIFVDENEANGSVQNATCHRKNRSPPRPLCDSSKHQGESGFQKPFVGGFAILPDGDEEQCEKSVDSMNMNSRTVQPTNDHNTLLCPVRDDSGTRYHEGSHPASSGLGEDTVIHRFVGSTIDDESKVENACHHGLVDPTVNLKEAMDDINNMFGRPLIFKGDRTKRKVNALLDRKTAPASGFSILADDDLKDNPTSKADQNNSCKIDAEDGLFEPTITTRDVMAEINDMFGMPLDF; this is encoded by the exons ATGGACTATGTGACGGATGCGAAACCATTGCTCAAGAAGATGGAGCGGAATAGAATAGGCCTCAAGAGAGCTTCATTCTATATGGCTTATGCTCTTTATTATGAGAAGCACAGGAGGTTCAATGACGCGGAGAAGATGTATTGTTTGGGAATCCAGAA CCTTGCAGAGCCTATTGGAGAGTTGCAAAAGGCACATGAACAGTTTCTTCTTCGCATAGAATCATACAAGAGGAGGAAAGATAAA CTGCAGGAAAGAATGCCTAGGAAAGCTGAGTCAAGTGCTACAGTGATGAACCAAGTTGAAG GTGAAAGCAGAAACTGTAAAGAACTGAAATCCAATACAATGCAAAAGTCAAGAAGCAATTCCAATCCCTCAGTAGGTTGTTATCCTCCATTAGGGCCTGCTAAAGTGGGTATGCTATGCAGAGGCAACTCAGGAGCTAAAAAGAATTTGCCCCGTTGTAATAGTGATGATACTGTAGTTGTACGGTTTGTAGGCTCTGCATTGGTTGGGAAGTCAGAAACTGAAGATGCCTGCCATCATGGTTTAGTTGAACCAACTATAAACACTAAGGAGGCTATGGATGCCATCAATAGCATGTTTTTGGAGCCAGTGGAACCTGAGACAATGCTCAAGAGACGACCAAAACCTAAGAAACCAAATTATGATCAGCAGGCAAGTGCATTTGGTATCTTTGTTGATGAAGATGAACCTAGAGGTAATCCAAATGTGCTTCACAACAGCAGCATGAACCAAGACCATCAGAAATTCGGTCAGCAAACAGGAGGGTTTGTGATCTTTGTTGATGAGGATAGTCCTGATGGCAACGGCCAAAATGTGAGGCAAAACAAGAACTCTAAGAAGGAAAACGTGAAGTTAAATCAGGAAACAAGTGCATTTGAAATCTTTGTTGATGAAAATGAGGCTAATGGCAGTGTCCAGAATGCCACATGCCACAGGAAGAATAGGTCTCCTCCAAGACCATTATGTGACTCATCTAAGCATCAAGGCGAAAGTGGCTTCCAGAAGCCATTTGTTGGAGGATTTGCAATACTGCCAGATGGTGATGAAGAACAGTGTGAGAAAAGTGTTGACAGTATGAATATGAATTCTAGAACTGTGCAGCCTACTAATGATCATAATACTTTGCTCTGTCCAGTTCGAGATGATTCAGGAACAAGATATCATGAAGGTTCTCATCCTGCGAGTTCTGGGCTTGGAGAAGACACTGTCATTCATAGATTTGTTGGGTCCACTATTGATGATGAGTCTAAGGTGGAAAATGCATGCCACCATGGGTTAGTCGATCCAACTGTTAATCTAAAGGAGGCTATGGATGATATAAATAATATGTTTGGGAGACCACTGATCTTCAAGGGTGACAGAACAAAGCGGAAAGTCAATGCACTGTTAGATAGAAAAACAGCTCCAGCTTCTGGTTTCTCCATATTAGCTGATGATGACCTAAAAGATAACCCTACCAGCAAAGCCGATCAGAACAACTCTTGCAAAATTGATGCTGAGGATGGTCTATTTGAGCCCACAATCACCACCCGTGACGTCATGGCAGAGATCAATGATATGTTTGGAATGCCACTGGATTTCTAA
- the LOC8069257 gene encoding probable inactive serine/threonine-protein kinase bub1 isoform X1: protein MATAATAEHEKELLSSVVDDIRSYSGSDPLRPWLRGMRKMERALPPATLREKLPRFMQKCAQQFQADARYRDDPRYLRVWIQLMDYVTDAKPLLKKMERNRIGLKRASFYMAYALYYEKHRRFNDAEKMYCLGIQNLAEPIGELQKAHEQFLLRIESYKRRKDKLQERMPRKAESSATVMNQVEGESRNCKELKSNTMQKSRSNSNPSVGCYPPLGPAKVGMLCRGNSGAKKNLPRCNSDDTVVVRFVGSALVGKSETEDACHHGLVEPTINTKEAMDAINSMFLEPVEPETMLKRRPKPKKPNYDQQASAFGIFVDEDEPRGNPNVLHNSSMNQDHQKFGQQTGGFVIFVDEDSPDGNGQNVRQNKNSKKENVKLNQETSAFEIFVDENEANGSVQNATCHRKNRSPPRPLCDSSKHQGESGFQKPFVGGFAILPDGDEEQCEKSVDSMNMNSRTVQPTNDHNTLLCPVRDDSGTRYHEGSHPASSGLGEDTVIHRFVGSTIDDESKVENACHHGLVDPTVNLKEAMDDINNMFGRPLIFKGDRTKRKVNALLDRKTAPASGFSILADDDLKDNPTSKADQNNSCKIDAEDGLFEPTITTRDVMAEINDMFGMPLDF from the exons ATggccaccgccgccaccgcggAGCACGAGAAGGAGCTCCTCTCGTCGGTAGTTGACGACATCCGCTCCTACTCCGGGTCCGACCCGCTCCGCCCGTGGCTCCG GGGGATGCGGAAGATGGAGCGGGCGCTGCCGCCGGCGACGCTGCGGGAGAAGCTGCCCAGGTTCATGCAGAAGTGCGCGCAGCAGTTCCAGGCCGACGCGCGCTACCGCGACGACCCGCGGTACCTCCGCGTCTGGATCCAGCTG ATGGACTATGTGACGGATGCGAAACCATTGCTCAAGAAGATGGAGCGGAATAGAATAGGCCTCAAGAGAGCTTCATTCTATATGGCTTATGCTCTTTATTATGAGAAGCACAGGAGGTTCAATGACGCGGAGAAGATGTATTGTTTGGGAATCCAGAA CCTTGCAGAGCCTATTGGAGAGTTGCAAAAGGCACATGAACAGTTTCTTCTTCGCATAGAATCATACAAGAGGAGGAAAGATAAA CTGCAGGAAAGAATGCCTAGGAAAGCTGAGTCAAGTGCTACAGTGATGAACCAAGTTGAAG GTGAAAGCAGAAACTGTAAAGAACTGAAATCCAATACAATGCAAAAGTCAAGAAGCAATTCCAATCCCTCAGTAGGTTGTTATCCTCCATTAGGGCCTGCTAAAGTGGGTATGCTATGCAGAGGCAACTCAGGAGCTAAAAAGAATTTGCCCCGTTGTAATAGTGATGATACTGTAGTTGTACGGTTTGTAGGCTCTGCATTGGTTGGGAAGTCAGAAACTGAAGATGCCTGCCATCATGGTTTAGTTGAACCAACTATAAACACTAAGGAGGCTATGGATGCCATCAATAGCATGTTTTTGGAGCCAGTGGAACCTGAGACAATGCTCAAGAGACGACCAAAACCTAAGAAACCAAATTATGATCAGCAGGCAAGTGCATTTGGTATCTTTGTTGATGAAGATGAACCTAGAGGTAATCCAAATGTGCTTCACAACAGCAGCATGAACCAAGACCATCAGAAATTCGGTCAGCAAACAGGAGGGTTTGTGATCTTTGTTGATGAGGATAGTCCTGATGGCAACGGCCAAAATGTGAGGCAAAACAAGAACTCTAAGAAGGAAAACGTGAAGTTAAATCAGGAAACAAGTGCATTTGAAATCTTTGTTGATGAAAATGAGGCTAATGGCAGTGTCCAGAATGCCACATGCCACAGGAAGAATAGGTCTCCTCCAAGACCATTATGTGACTCATCTAAGCATCAAGGCGAAAGTGGCTTCCAGAAGCCATTTGTTGGAGGATTTGCAATACTGCCAGATGGTGATGAAGAACAGTGTGAGAAAAGTGTTGACAGTATGAATATGAATTCTAGAACTGTGCAGCCTACTAATGATCATAATACTTTGCTCTGTCCAGTTCGAGATGATTCAGGAACAAGATATCATGAAGGTTCTCATCCTGCGAGTTCTGGGCTTGGAGAAGACACTGTCATTCATAGATTTGTTGGGTCCACTATTGATGATGAGTCTAAGGTGGAAAATGCATGCCACCATGGGTTAGTCGATCCAACTGTTAATCTAAAGGAGGCTATGGATGATATAAATAATATGTTTGGGAGACCACTGATCTTCAAGGGTGACAGAACAAAGCGGAAAGTCAATGCACTGTTAGATAGAAAAACAGCTCCAGCTTCTGGTTTCTCCATATTAGCTGATGATGACCTAAAAGATAACCCTACCAGCAAAGCCGATCAGAACAACTCTTGCAAAATTGATGCTGAGGATGGTCTATTTGAGCCCACAATCACCACCCGTGACGTCATGGCAGAGATCAATGATATGTTTGGAATGCCACTGGATTTCTAA
- the LOC8083048 gene encoding type I inositol polyphosphate 5-phosphatase 10, whose amino-acid sequence MDKSTSRRKKKFRFPKLHGTKDGNASPRHSTTAYRIDSTVDLKESPELSTVASPSASSSSFFKSLSESRSLKFGGFGSPATTSTTHMEAFRVFAATWNVAGKTPDRGLNLNDFLPSDDYSDIYVLGFQEVVPLNAGNVLVIEDNEPASRWLALINQALNRPSPPSDASAVLEASASYSFSRSLDTAAAAALQTASSSPLDPSRFHKSSNREIRRAGITRGRRLKACTCPSSDHHRRRPPRRSKARCLMGCGGGGRSASAAVEGDTTTSDDDDEEEVRASSFAASDVMTKSPPAAAVASRRERYCLVACKQMVGLFATVWVRRGLVPHVGHVRFSCVGRGIMGYLGNKGCISVSMSLHQTSLCFVCSHLASGEKEGDELRRNSDVVEILKNTQFRRLCKSSGRRIPERILDHDRVIWLGDLNYRIALSYTEAKKLVQANDWGALFQKDQLKAERESGVFRGWNEGKIFFAPTYKYSWNSDTYAGEDVASKKKRRTPAWCDRILWHGEGIVQLSYIRGESKFSDHRPVCGVFIVEAAVPDNNNRLVKFASGPNMKVGAEELLLASSSSR is encoded by the exons ATGGACAAGAGTACTAgcagaaggaagaagaag TTTCGCTTTCCAAAACTTCACGGAACAAAAGATGGGAATGCCTCACCAAGACATAGCACCACAGCGTACCGCATCGACTCCACAG TTGATTTGAAAGAGTCCCCAGAACTGTCAACAGTTGCTTCCCCGTCAGCATCATCCTCATCCTTCTTCAAAAGTCTTTCGG AAAGTAGAAGTCTAAAATTCGGCGGTTTCGGTTCTCCTGCAACAACCAGTACTACTCATATGGAAGCTTTCAG GGTATTTGCAGCCACATGGAACGTCGCCGGAAAAACCCCGGACAGGGGTCTCAATCTGAATGATTTCCTGCCTTCTGATGACTACTCGGACATTTATGTGCTAGG GTTCCAAGAAGTGGTGCCCCTGAACGCCGGCAACGTCCTGGTGATCGAGGACAACGAGCCGGCGTCGAGATGGCTGGCGCTCATCAACCAGGCGCTGAACCGGCCATCGCCGCCTTCCGATGCCTCCGCCGTCTTAGAAGCTTCAGCCAGCTACTCGTTCAGCCGGTCCCTagacacggcggcggcggcggctctccAGACGGCGAGCTCGAGCCCGCTGGACCCGTCCCGGTTCCACAAGTCCTCCAACAGGGAGATCCGGCGCGCCGGCATCACCCGCGGGCGGCGGCTCAAGGCGTGCACCTGCCCGTCGTCAGACCACCACCGCCGGCGGCCGCCGCGGAGGTCCAAGGCGCGCTGCCTGatgggctgcggcggcggcggtaggAGCGCGAGCGCCGCCGTCGAGGGCGACACGACGACgtcggacgacgacgacgaggaggaggtccGGGCCAGCAGCTTCGCGGCGTCCGACGTGATGACGAAGAgcccccccgccgccgccgtggcgaGCCGGCGCGAGAGGTACTGCCTGGTGGCTTGCAAGCAGATGGTGGGGCTGTTCGCGACGGTGTGGGTGAGGCGCGGCCTGGTGCCCCACGTCGGCCATGTCCGCTTCTCCTGCGTCGGCCGCGGCATCATGGGCTACCTCGGCAACAAG GGGTGCATCTCGGTGAGCATGTCGCTGCACCAGACGAGCCTGTGCTTCGTGTGCAGCCACCTGGCGTCGGGGGAGAAGGAAGGCGACGAGCTGCGGCGGAACTCCGACGTGGTGGAGATCCTCAAGAACACGCAGTTCCGCCGCCTCTGCAAGAGCTCCGGCCGCCGGATCCCCGAGCGAATCCTCGACCACGA TCGTGTGATCTGGCTAGGCGATCTCAACTACCGGATTGCTCTGAGctacacggaggccaagaagctcGTCCAGGCCAACGACTGGGGCGCTCTCTTCCAGAAAGATCAG CTCAAGGCTGAAAGGGAGAGCGGAGTCTTCAGAGGGTGGAACGAGGGCAAGATCTTCTTCGCTCCAACCTACAAGTACTCGTGGAACTCCGACACCTATGCCGGCGAGGACGTGGCGTccaagaagaagaggaggacgCCGGCATG GTGCGACCGGATCCTCTGGCACGGTGAAGGGATAGTGCAGCTGTCCTACATCCGCGGCGAGTCCAAGTTCTCGGACCACCGCCCGGTCTGCGGGGTGTTCATCGTCGAGGCTGCGGTTCCCGACAACAACAACAGGCTTGTCAAGTTTGCGTCAggtcccaacatgaaagttggcGCGGAGGAGCTCCTGCTCGCCTCAAGTAGCAGCAGATAG